The DNA region AACATTGAACTTGAAAAATTCTAGTAAAAAAAGGAAcagacaaaatttaaaacaataattgaCAACATTCAGTATCTCCATCATCCCTAATCAGTTTACCCACTTTGTTATCTCTCAACTAGATCAAGtgctatcaaaattaaaagtcaaTAGATATTCAATCTAATAATgtttttacaataatattttcaaagggATTATGATCAGACCCTAATCGGTTTTCACATACGGTACCATTTTCCAATATGTTCTGCCTAAAATGTGAAGGACAATGGCTATGAATGATTTGATGATGCTCTGTCCTAATATGGCTGGTGTATTGACAGTGGTAAGGAAGACCTCTTATTGTTAAAGTAAAATACCAAATTGAGAGAGGCCACCAAAACTTGAaccttatctagggtttttacTTTCCTCCACTATTTCTTTTCAACCTTACTATAAGTGATTTAcagttagggttggatttgagtcaaactgagTCTGAACACAATATGGCTTGGTTTTAGTTCATTCTTTCAGTTGGCGAACCCGAGCTTCGGCTCAAGCTCTTTGAGTCTAACATATTGACTGGTCGTGTTCAACTCGTTAGTCAAAAGTAGAGTTTGGGATCGATTCGAACTTAATTTAGGCTTGCCGGATGTTATTCTTGATTAATCACACCACACTGTTGACTTCGCTAGGGAAACGACTAGCAGTTGTCGTagaaaaaaagtgattttgaCTCCAATGGGTCATTGCCGAAAATGAAGGGTTGCTTGACAAAGCAACTTCAATTGTTGAATGCGGACGATTGCTTTAGAGATGACAAAAATGTGATCGATTGGCGACTAAAAATCTGATAGGATTACATTAGTTGATGGAGGGATGAAGAGAGGAGTGAAGAATTGAATACTGCTAAGAAATGAAGAGTTTCACAAGAGAGAGAGGGAGGGAGAAGTGTAATcttggccacggttcatgaatcgACGATtttggttcaaaaaaataaaaaccttgaATCAAAACAGTTACAGGATGGTTAGTAACCGGTTCGAAACTGACGGTTTCAATTCATGATCTCGGTTCGAAACTGAcattgaaccatcaattctaatacatgaccctaatttattttttaaattattaattataataattgaaaattaaaaaaaaatgtttggatttaatttctcaattaagCTTCTCACGTatctttttagggtttaaaaaaatcaaaacctacGTAGTTcttttacctttgcatatctgaTAGTTGACAATATCCTTTTActttatcattcacctccgctATCTTGACTATTGGTtctcgtcatcgaactatccatAGTTAAATTAAACGAtttttcattgaagtccacttttatatcttattGGTGTAATTcagctcttgtccaatcgtccacgcataattgagcttcaatagattcgggagccaaacttgatcgtctttcatccaatatattacttccttgactaaaagtttgttctactGTGACAGTTAATATTAGTGCTgttagaacttgtttagcaataatTGCTAATGTTGGAAAGGTTGATGCACATTAACTTCACCATTCTAGAACtagaaagtctttacctatattgttgtcaccaaactcaaaaatagtagttaaataaatatcaagctccgaggtggagcctaatatttctcttggtcttttgcccctttgcatcattaTACGATcatcataactcatattttgggttgatgatggggcaataggtggtagagagaaagaagaaccaCTTTGGTtactataaattaatgaatattcaacataaatttccttaattaaattcataatgttagttatagttaataaaatattaatttcattctcACAATCTAACtgtatatattcataatataatgttaaataatctgTAACACAATCTAATTTAAAcctaggatcaaaaaaacaaacaacaagaaaaatttctgGAATTTCTATATAGTaagttaaccattttgttttcattaaaaaaatagttttttttttagaataatttcttgttcggcttcttgcaaagccccaataatattaacaacttcatttaaaaacaaatgagaagtgagataataaacttcatttaaagtataagttgcattattaaaatttataaatatatttaaaattattttacaaatatcccaatgttggggatataatataacttgtggcacattttgtgaaataaatatgcacaataatttcttataatcaaaagactcgttgagtaattcatatgttgaattccaacgagtcggcacatttttaagaaatctttttggtcATCTATTATgtagtttacaaaatttatctcattctttcatagtttggggatgtgtcaataaaaatgaaattgttgtttttattggactaatataattattaaaacattttaaaccattatgtacacataaattgaatacataacatgcatatctaatatgaaaaaatctaccacctaaattgggtttgcaaattttagttaaatcaGTTATTGAGAccgtatttgaacgtgcattgttaaatgaaattgaaaaaattttaaaaactaatttatattcttctaatattcctttaattattctataaatattatcgctCGTATATCggtcatcaaacaccctaaaaactaaaattcttttttgtaattggaATTTATCATCTATCAAATTACAAGTTATATccatataagagtgaatttGTCAATGATCACTctaaatatcactacatatagaCACACGtccatcaaaatttataaaaaaattgaattaatttttttttgttttttatataaacttaataacgatttttttaatgtattttttggaatagttttatgtgcaggatttaatgtagttttacaataattattaaaacctaaattttcaccaaaactaaatgctaaatgatctattgctaccgtTTTTACAAATTCTTCCTAACTTTTActatcactataaataaataaagatttatgtgAAGAACCATAtccggttatttgtgtttgacctcTATTTTGCCCCATTTTTTTTGGATGTTTCAACTCCAAGTGCTTTTTGAATGTCCCGTATCCAccttcttgtttgaatttataaatttgtttacaataattgcaaacaacttcaaaattaccatcttctttttgtattttcttgaaatgaatatagaaaatatcaaagataagaattttttaggagtgttgttccatctccacctgttgttgatgttgttgttgctgctCCACCTCTACATATTGACTTCCacttttttgtgttgaaaaatcacctataaattgattttcatcacatttgatatatgtaaatattgaaCGAATATCTTAAGACCCGaaaaattttcactacttgccattttttgataataaataaaattaattatataaattatatgattaatgttgaaaaataaaataaaattaattataggaataaattctgcaattaattatgaattatataatagaaatagaaattagaattaataaaaaataaagaaagaatttgattgaaaggttgagagagtattaagaattgaaagaatgaaaaatgagaataaatgagagagtttgaaagattgagtgagagagttgagagattgaatgaatatatatagggaaaataaaaaaaaaaaggagggtGGAAAcggatttttgaaattttgcagGGGACAACGGTCCTACATATTGCAGGGGATTCCTTGCAATATGCAGGGACTGTTGGTGccccttttaaaatttaaaaaaataaaaaattcaaaaaaaatttaaaagttccAGTTCATAAAATTTGAACCGCTGGTTTAATTACCGATTTATAAACCAGATTTGAACCGACGGTTTTATGGTTCAAAACTAGATAAACCGAAACTGAACCATCAAAATTCGGTTCAGTCCAATTCCGATTTTGGTTTTATCCAAATTGGTTTCGGTCTAATTCATGAGCCAAACCGACCCATCGCCAGTTATAGAgaaatggaaataaaataaaaaacaaatgaagaGTTTCACAAGAGAGACAAGAGgatgtaaaattaaaaaccttagaatttgttttaattaaatgcAAAGTTACAAACGCATGTTAGCTCATTTAATCTAGTTGCTAATTACACAACACATGTAGATGCATGCTAATTGTGCTCGACTCGGGAGCCATGCGAGTCAAGCAACTTCTGTATTTGGGTTAAAGCTCGAGATCGTTAATTTTAATGTGTAGCTCAAGTTTAAGCTTGAATTCGTTAATGTTAGACTCGTTTCAGACTCATTTGAACTGAACTCAAGcaaacttaactcaaattcaatcttaattGCAGTTATAGGAGTTTGCATTTTGCATTAAAGCTCTTTGTCCCCTTGGAATACTTTTTTCGAAACTACTACAATTAAATCTCTTTTGACATACTTAAagataatttgagtgataaaagaaaaaactcttatataataaaacatgaaTTGGTTGGTTTCAACGTAATGTAACGAGTGTCATCAGTAGATTTTGCCTTTTTAGCTGTAATTAATTTCGACCCAATGTGGCAGGAatcatcaatatatattatatagaccaaaagactattttccactcaaactttgataaaacgaaatttttaactgtttaaagtttgaaaagttgttTTTTCAACTGTTTATCAATTTCCCGAGTGAAAATTAGTTAACTAAAATGGcaagaatgttattttatttaaaactctaatatattctaacatctatcaaatatttaaatgttatcataataattttactatatatatagTCCAAATCATTAAGTTTGatcatttaaacatataaacatTTGCTACAGATATGATTGTCATCATGATCATACTATATAATACCCATTGATAAGTCTCAAGAGAattcttgttattttaatttatttgagtttatttaaatttaaaattttgtgaagaTGAACGGTCGTGCATGGTTCTTAAATTCTCTTTCATCAACTTAGTATCATTCATGCAAAGTGAACAATCTTGAAAGTGAGCatataaaaacataacaaacaGTTTAGAAGTAAACAACTAGCTCCCTAAAAACTTGGTCTTAAGCACACTTATTCTTTATTTGCACCATAACACATCAGCAGATTTGTCAGCAGTTCAAGTTCAAGTCAGctttatgaaaaaatttctaAGTCACTTTTGTAACACAAATGAAGAGAATAAATGAAATGCTAATAATTTCTTGCCAATACGATTCCATTGCCGCATTTTGATATAATCCTTTAGTGTCTAGTCTTCAGTCTTCTTCAGCTGTCCATAAACCTTTCTTATATTGGTTTTCATTTCCTTGTATCGGCTTTGTCTTTGTCATTatgatcttcttcttcctttaaaAGAGAGAGCAAGATAGTGAAAGAGAAGAGTTTTGGCAAAAAATTTGTGGagtttcttttgcatataaacACTGTGTCGTGGAATCACATTTCCACGTAAGGTTGAAGAAATAATAGTTAAGATGGTAGAGAGAAGTTAGTagattgatgatgatgatttccCCAAACATAAATGGTGCCGACTTTGGATTAGTTTAGTTACTCTTACTGTCTCAGCCAGTCCTGGCACGCATCTTGATAAATCCCAATTCATCAAATtacatttaagaaaaataatttaatttcttcattttcttttccaaatgTTATATTCAAagttgtccttttttttttttgggttcattTTTAGGGTTacttttatattgatatttatttagtGTGTATGAAGTCAATATACACaaggctgaaaaaaaaaaattatgtattccTCCCTCATCAATGCACCAactgtatgtataattttttttttagataatgAGAATCCTATCcaagataaattaaattgtcatattagatcaaaatcaattatatcgAATAGAATAAAACctgaactaaataaattaaaattttaatttggatatatctttaaaaaaaattaaacttatattatcttatacATAAAATCTCATAGGGTAACTGCATATACATTTGCCTTATTCAAAATTGGCAAATTCAAATGAGCAATCTTTTTCGttgaaaactgttttttttttttaaccgatAGCCTAGCCTCAGTATTTGTACACCTCTGTCATTAATACTGGATTAAAGAAGAATAGTAGTACTTATTTTCAACTGCATTTTAGCGATTCAATCAATGATACCCATTCCAAACTCCGACTGCCATCAATCTCCTAATAAGAAGCCGATTCATTGTTTTCAAGGTTAAGTGGGACAAaagctttcttttttaaataggTAAATAGCCTGCGAGCTAATTATAAGTTAAAGACAAGATTTTGATGAAGCATGGAGGCATTGAATATGCCCACACCAATTGGGCAGTAAGGTCCTGCATACATCAACATTCAGTACTCTTTCTTTTACGTATTATTTATGCACCATATAATCAATAGCCTCTTTTGTCTGTCACATATTTAAACCCTACATAATAAATGGACAGTCGGAGGGAGACTATGACTCCATTACTCTTCTTCATGTCACAAGGTCAATAATGGATATTCAATAACTATATATTCATAAGGAAGTGGGCAAAATGTTTAAGATTGAATGCTTTTTCTAAAAGGTAGATGAAATTGAAGCCCTTGTAAATTTCAGGAAGCTGAGAATGTTACAGACAATATTGCTTCATCCATGTAGTGGAAACTTGAATATGAAagataatacaatttttaagatatgcACAAGACCCTTTTAAAAGGAGCACCACAAAAATATTGGCATCTTACCGTATATGCACAGAGATAGAGAAGCAAGTCCATGTGTCATACTAAGACTCATCTGCCTTTGGTTCTAGTGTTACAGGGATCTTCTCCTTATGATCACCACGCAACACCTCCACAGTCAcctggaaataaaaaattaaaatgaatagcTATAAATTACAGAATCCAGTGACTAGTGTTTTacattagatattaaaagaaagTTTATTGAAGCAACCACTCTAAAAGTAGGGCAGAGgcttaatcatatattattcaatgattcatatatgggttcataatatcattttaatatgcCACATAAACTGGAGTTATCATATAACATTTGAAAGAAACTCCTTgtaatacaaatttaaattttataaggcTACATTCGAAAAGTGAAGCATACAATGAAAATGTTAGTGCAAGATACCGAATCCGAACATGATTGTATAAGACAATCTAATCCTGATATGAACAAAACTTGCAGTACATTCCTCAGGCTTTATACTCAGTTGCCAGAGCATATACTCTAGCATGCTGTATAAGAGAAGTACATGTGTGAATGCAATGGAAGAGGTGCATACAATGTCTTCCAAATGTAAAATCCCTTCATCCCTCGTTCCCTACTGATGTTAAAATTCTACCTCCTGGTcaccctaaaattaaatttctagttTCATCCATGTGGTGCATGTTTGAGCATAGTTTAGTTTGTAATGACAAAGTCCTGGCCGTATAACACATCAGTTGCATCATGGCTAAGATGTATCACTAGCCATAGCATTACGAATATTGATGCAAATATTTAATGATCTATAGAaccaaaatatcattatttcagACAATAACTCTACATAAGTgtcaacatttgaaaaaaaaaaactcttccaACACAACCATTTAGCATAAGCATGCAACACTATAGATCTCATTCTTattgaaatatagaaaaattccAATATGAATACATGCAAAACCATATTTGACCATCCCATGTTTCCACCAGAAAGAAACGTGACATGAGATCAACGAAAAAGAATTACATTGTACCTTATCACCAACTTTACATTGGTCAAGAATTCTGTACAAGTCACTGCCATTTGTGACCTTTTTTCCATTCATAGATGTTATGATGTCACCTAATATGAGTCTACCATAGGCATCCCTTTTAGTTGGTAGTAGACCCTGCACAACAAAACTGATCAGCCCTACCCAAAAAGGAAGCAAAAAACCTTCAGTCTTCTAACATTAAAATTAAGGAAAAGCTTCAACATAAATAGaacataattttagttttatagcAAATGAAAgttaaatttgtcaaaaaaatgaTCATACATACCGCTTTGCCAGCTGGACCATTTGCTGGAGCATCTAAGACGAGTACCCCACTTACACCTAACTGCTCCACTGACTGATCAGGTGCAAACTTAATCCCTAAAATAGGTCTTGTCACCTTGCCGAACTTCACTATCTGGTCAACAATGCCATTTACCTGAAACATATGAATGAAGAAAAGTATTTTAAGTGTAAAAAAAAAGGTCATGCATCCTAGTTCAATATATATGACAAATGGCAAGGTTTTCCTCATCAACATAAAAGCCAATCCATAAACAAATAACTCACCGTGTCAACTGGAATAGAAAATCCAACACCAGTGGAAGCACCAGAAGGAGAATAAATAGCTGTATTTATTCCAATAAGGCTTCCTGAACTGTCAAGAAGTGGACCTCCACTATTTCCAGGGTTAATGGCAGCGTCTGTTTGTATAACATCTTGAATTGGACGGCCAGTAGCAGCAGAACTAATTTCTCGGCGAAGCCCACTACAGTTGACATAAAAAAACACGTTAAATCGCATATAGTTAAATCATAATTGTGTCAAATATACAAGCTTTAAGaagataaatattaatttatttttacctgATCACACCAGTTGTTAGGGTATGGTCAAGGCCAAACTGCAAAAGCATAAACATCAATTAGAATCTTATTGTgaaataagaaaacataatGAAACTTGTAAAGTACGATCAGTAACTTCGATGTTATGACAAGGTTCTTAGATGTTCTTAGTGATATGCTTAAGTTTTTATCTGGGACTTGGATGATAggtgttagaatatatttcaaatatattattttctatgttagaatatattataaatatatgatttccTAGGTTaacaaatattctaaatatgtgttttcccttttaatattattgtatattgattaTACTGATTTATATTTCCTTATATAGGATATATGATCAGTATAAATTCATGAATCAttcatataattgaaaatattagaaatatcatttattcatattttaacaataggcaaaaatttttaatcaagttAGAAGTAGTCGACTACAACTTTAGTGAAATTGGATCTTCATACTAAACAAAGCACAATTGATAATCAAAGAATCTAGGAAAATAAATCCATGCATACATTAAAAATACACACGTTCAATCATTCCCCAACTGAAATATTTGGCAAATGAAAACAAAGTGAATGTAGTCCATCCTTTGAGCTATCTATGACAGAAATGACAATCTCctttttaaatcaaaacttCACCATATCTtctataattatacatattataagtTAATGTGTAGTCTCAAACGGCTAACAGAATATTAAATAGATAGAAGCCAACCATGCAATCATGTAAAACATTGTTAAAGAATAATAGAGAAGCATACTCACAGGATTGCCAATAGCATATACTTTTTGACCAACAAGCAAGTCTGCAGAGACTCCAATGGGCATAGGTCTTAGTTTGTCTTTGGGTGCCTTAATACGCAACACAGCAACATCTTTGTCTTGGTCAAATCCAACAACGTTTGCATCATAAGTTGACTGATCGGCAAGAGTGACCCTGTACATCACTGGCGCAAATTTAAATGCCAGTAGCAAGAGTGACACAGCAACATCTGCTGTCTAGCTATAACTTAACTCACATATTTGACTGCTAAGAAATTGGTGCAACATGGCAGACAGTCATTAGGTACCAGGTACATGAAAAATAAAGGGACACCAACCGTCCATCATTATGACTATATAAACATGAAATAGTTACATATGAGGTGCTTTAGCCCTTATTTTAGCGTAGATATATACTGGCAATGACTTTTGCACTCTTTTGCTAATACAATGCACAATGCCCTATTACTAAAAACTAATTAAGATCAGCATGGCCTATAATATCTTATCACTATAACGGACAGTTGGATGATATTACAAAACTGTGGCCATGGATAACAGATGTAACTTCTAACTCAGGTTACATTACAAGTAACTAAACATGACAACCAATGCAAAAATTAGTCAagcaattttttcatttaacctccAACCTCCAAGACTTGTGCATCTGATAAGTTAAAAGCATAAAGCAGCAACCAAAGTctgaataatgaaataatttaagGTATAAGTTGTGCCTGTATTACTAGGACTAAATTCCAGTTACAGCAACAAAATAACACGCTTTTGGTTACATAAGTAATAATTGCAACTTCAATCATCACAAACACCAGAAAAAATTACTTAGCTGATAATAAATTtgcatacacatatatatgttgtaaatgtattatatatatgacCTTAAGTATCATCAAGACCATATGTGATAACAATGCTGGTGTTAAACTTATCCCACACCCAATAAGTATACAAACTCCTCTTTCAAGTACATTTAACATTTTGATgttatcaaggaggaaaccatAATGGGCTGGGAGGGGGCTCATGCCCCAACTGACCATGGACAATTCTGTTAGTCCccttatattttgtatttttaactACACACCCCCAATATTTTATCATACCAAAGTAATCCCATATCCCACCACTTAtcatgtatacattttttttctcaaacaaaaaatatatcaataaaactatgagaactaatttttgtaataactaTAAAGTGTCACTATATGatgatatgattttgaattagcgATAAAATAATggataatgttatgtgtatacacttttagtatacaattgagtatataaatgatgtatcattatatgattaaatgttactttattttcaattcaaaataatcCGATTACAGGATGATAAATCATCatgtatccaaattatgtattaaaaatgtgtacacataattttataataaaataacacccaatgACTTGCTCCAAACTATGGTTAGTATACAAATTAGTATTCATTGTTAGTGCAAAGTCTTACCCACAATATATTGTAAGCTTGCTCcacttttctcttttaattaaatatatttgatggTTAAAATAAGTTAAGGTTTAAAGCAACTTAGGCACATCAGTACCATGagtaaaatgaatgaaataaaaaacaagaaagaaaa from Mangifera indica cultivar Alphonso chromosome 8, CATAS_Mindica_2.1, whole genome shotgun sequence includes:
- the LOC123223838 gene encoding protease Do-like 1, chloroplastic, which encodes MASYSFISAIFLSSPVLFSRSPNRLQLLPRPLNTTTFYRSKSLSLHYKTPTTTTTSLSGTTHSHSTTSKILLFTKKLFFSSPLDSFFVFCTSVVLSFSLLLTNVDSASAFVVTPQRKLQTDELATVRLFQENTPSVVYITNLAARQDAFTLDVLEVPQGSGSGFVWDKDGHIVTNYHVIRGASDLKVTLADQSTYDANVVGFDQDKDVAVLRIKAPKDKLRPMPIGVSADLLVGQKVYAIGNPFGLDHTLTTGVISGLRREISSAATGRPIQDVIQTDAAINPGNSGGPLLDSSGSLIGINTAIYSPSGASTGVGFSIPVDTVNGIVDQIVKFGKVTRPILGIKFAPDQSVEQLGVSGVLVLDAPANGPAGKAGLLPTKRDAYGRLILGDIITSMNGKKVTNGSDLYRILDQCKVGDKVTVEVLRGDHKEKIPVTLEPKADES